The window acacactgcaatacagacacactgcaatactgtacaatacagacacactgcaatacagacacactgcaatactgtacaatacagacacactgcaatacagacacactgcaatactgtacaatacagacacactgcaatacagacacactgcaatactgtacaatacagacacactgcaatacagacacactgcaatactgtacaatacagacacactgcaatagacacactgcgatactgtacaatacagacacactgcaatacagacacactgcaatactgtacaacacagacacactgcaatacagacacactgcaatactgtacaatacagacacactgcaatacagacacactgcaatactgtacaatacagacacactgcaatacagacacactgcaatactgtacaatacagacacactgcaatacagacacactgcaatactgtacaatacagacacactgcaatacagacacactgcaatactgtacaatacagacacactgcaatacagacacactgcaatactgtacaatacagacacactgcaatacagacacactgcaatactgtacaatacagacacactgcaatacagacacactgcaatactgtacaatacagacacactgcaatacagacacactgcaatactgtacaatacagacacactgcaatacagacacactgcaatactgtacaatacagacacactgcaatacagacacactgcaatactgtacaatacagacacactgcaatactgtacaatacagacacactgcaatactgtacaatacagacacactgcaatacagacacactgcaatacagacacactgcagtactgtacaatacagacacactgcaatactgtacaatacagacacactgcaatactgtacaatacagacacactgcaatacagacacactgcaatactgtacaatacagacacactgcagtactgtacaatacagacacactgcaatactgtacaatacagacacactgcaatacagacacactgcaatactgtacaatacagacacactgcaatactgtacaaatacagacacactgcaatacagacacactgcaatactgtacaatacagacacactgtaatacagacacactgcaatactgtacaatagacACATTGCAGTGCTGTACAATACAGTGTGAGTCTCTGTGTTGATTTGTTCTGTGTTCTCTCAGTGCTGGCCGAGGCGGGCGGTGCTCGCTATAAGAAGTATGAGGATATCGACAACGCTCCAGAGGAGAAAGCGCGAGGAATCACTATCAACGCCTCGCACGTGGAATACAGCACGGCCAACCGACACTACGCACACACTGACTGCCCCGGGCACGCGGACTACGTGAAGGTGAGAGCCTCCCTGAGCCAGCCGCCTTGGCTCGCTGTCCCGTAGACTGGAGCAGGGCTCCGGCTCAGAGTCAGTTTCCACATtgtcatgtgtgtttttttttttgtgtgtgtgtctgtctgctccCCTCAGAACATGATCACGGGCACCGCCCAATTGGACGGCTGCATCCTGGTTGTCGCAGCGACGGACGGACAGATGCCGCAGACGAGGGAGCACCTCCTGTTGGCCCGTCAGATCGGCGTGGAACACGTGGTTGTGTTCGTGAACAAGGCTGACGCCGTGGATGATAAAGAGATGCTGGAGCTGGTGGAGCTGGAGATCAGAGAACTGCTGAGCGAGTTCGGATACGAAGGGGAGAAAACACCCGTGATAGTGGGGTCAGCACTGTGTGCGCtggaggtgaggagaggagacCCGTGATAGTGGGGTCAGCACTGTGTGCGCTGGAGGAGAGGGATGGACAACACCTGTTATTAGTGGGGTCAGCATTGTGTGCACgaggtgaggggagagagatGAGGAGTCTAATGAATATTCTTATGTCAGAATCGCAGTCCTGAGATCGGGGTCGATTCGATCATGAAGCTGCTGGAAGTTGTTGACAGCTACGTTCCTCTGCCCAAGAGGGAGTTGGACAAGCCCTTTCTGCTGCCCATCGAGGCCGTGTACTCCATCCCCGGTgagaccagtgtgtgtgtgtgattgctgtTCCTGTGTGTTATTGCATAACAGTGTGTCTCTGCAGGTTGGTGTGATTGTATATTTGTAACCCTACGCTGCCCCCTGCAGGTCGCGGCACTGTGGTGACAGGGACCCTCGAGAGGGGGGTGATTAAGAAAGGCGACGACTGCGAGTTTGTGGGGCACAACCGCGCCTTCAAATCCGTTGTGACGGGTGAGCCAATCGCAGAGCTACAGGGCTATCCACACAGCCAATTGTAGGGCTCCACACAGCTATTGACACAGCTACTCTGGGCTATCCACGCAGCTGCTCACAGGGCTATCCACGCAGCTGCTCACAGGGCTATCCACGCAGCTGCTCACAGGGCTATCCACGCAGCTGCTCACAGGGCTATCCACGCAGCTGCTCACAGCTATCCACGCAGCTGCTCACAGCTATCCACGCAGCTGCTCACAGCTATCCACGCAGCTGCTCACAGCTATCCACGCAGCTGCTCACAGGGCTATCCACGCAGCTGCTCACAGCTATCCACGCAGCTGCTCACAGCTATCCACGCAGCTGCTCACAGCTATCCACGCAGCTGCTCACAGCTATCCACGCAGCTGCTCACAGCTATCCACGCAGCTGCTCACAGGGCTATCCACGCAGCTGCTCACAGGGCTATCCACGCAGCTGCTCACAGCTATCCACGCAGCTGCTCACAGGGCTATCCACGCAGCTGCTCACAGGGCTATCCACGCAGCTATCCTGAATTAAACAGTGGAGGAATTCGTCACACTAGCTGTGTTTAACTGTTCTTATTTAACCATGTAAACGATCTTGCCAGGTATCGAGATGTTCCACCAGCACCTTGACAGGGCTGAGGCTGGCGACAATCTGGGAGCGTTGGTGAGGGGCCTGAAGAGAGAGGACATGAGGAGGGGCATGGTGATGTCAAAACCGGGGTCCATCAAACCCCACCAGAAAGTACAAGCCCAGGTAAAGGAGCTGAGGAACTACATTACCCACAGTGcttcacactggcacacacagacACTTGGGCCTTATGAAATCCGTGTTGCGGAGAACACGGACCAAATCcagaattcagagaaaaaaattgaattagGCACCAAGGACATTTACcataaaatcagtttaaacaaacaaaacaaagtatatatgtatatatttaaaaaatgacattgaaatagcATGGTGTTTGTATGACAAGAGGCTTCAAGAAACACACATCACGGGAACGCATGAAAAAAACCTCTCGGCCACCATACATGACCGTATTATAACTGTAATGAAACGCTGCCTCTCGTGCTGCTTCACTTGCTAGCTGCCGTTATCACCTGGGGGGAAAACGACTACCTAGAGGTTACTCTGAGCAGGTAGTGCTGTTATGACTACTGCAGAATGTAGAGTTACTCAGGGAGATATTACTAAGTGCCTGGGGGCTCTcgagtggcgtatccagtaaaggcgctcctcgcatggagtgcaggatgagccctatagcctgCCACTCAATTAAGAGGAGAAGACAGcaaatgtattatgctgctaCAACGGCTCTTCAGTGCTTTTTCACTGACGCTCACTTCCTTAGAGACGGTTGCTACCTGGTTCCAAACAGCACGACGCTTTCAATGTTTTCAGCGCTCACTTCcttttttaaaaggaagaaaaCTCAAATGAGGGGATTGCAGGGCAACAGTGCAGGGCTCCAGTGCGGGGCTCCAGTGCAGGATTGCCGGGCTGCGGTTTCTAGTAACTAGtaaatctctccctctctctgtctctctctctctcaggtgtatGTTCTCAGTAAGGAGGAGGGCGGGAGGCACAAGCCCTTTGTCTCGAACTTCATGCCCGTCATGTTCTCTCTCACCTGGGACATGGCCTGCCGAGTGGAGCTGCCACAGAGCAAGgtgagggggggcgggggggctgCACTGACATCATTAATACAGGTCCTGCCGACTCCACCCAATTACAACTGCAAAGCTCATACAGCTGAAtctgtgtgtcagggtgtgtgtctGCATTGTGTCTGTAGTTTAGTGTGTGTAGATGGCGAGGTCtgtgtctctttctgtctctaTGTATACAGTCTCATCACATCCAGGAGCATGAGCATgactgtgtgtatttttctgtgtATCTCTGTCAGTAGGAGATGGTAATGCCTGGAGAGGACACCTTCCtcactgtgtgcgtgtgttatATGACAAATTCAGAGGTGCTTTACTGGCATGACATTAACACTATGAAcatcagtataaaaataaataatgaaaaggaataaatgtaacccccccccccccccccagattaaCTGCTCACACAGATACCTCAGTATCTAATTTCCACTTTTATAGTGGCCCTATAACAAATGCCCCTTTGACATCCTGGGTCCTTGTCTGTTTTGGCATAGTCTACCACACTACTGCCCAGAGCTGAGTGTGTGTATCTGCCCAGAGAATCCCCTCTAGCCCTGCTATTGACAATGTATCCAGGCCATGACTGTTCCTCTgtgtggtgatgtgtgtgtggtaCACAGGGCTCTGTCCAAACGGGTGGCTATTCCCCTCTGTACTGATGTAGTCCATCTCTCTGCCTGGCATTGAgatctccacacagcagccctgaaaaTGAATGCTCTCTGATTGGAGGTTTGAACCCCTCCCTCCTGTGGTAAGGGGACTCTGTGGGTGGCAGGTAAACTGCGCACAGATAGGTATCTAGAATAGTTGATGGAATGCCTCCTTTAATTTTGAGCCATGGGTATGTCTCACCTCTCTTTACTGGGGAGACAGAGTTTGTGTCATGTGTCAGTATTTGTGAATGCTGTGGCGTCAGTCTGTAAGTGTGAAACACTATCAcacgttttaataaactgaagtgcgaggACGGTAACAGATACACCAATAAGAAGAATACTAATGCTTGTTAGTACAGAGGTGTATTAACATGCAGTATTCAGCCTGGTTGGACAAACGTGCAACtatttttttgaatattttaatcCAGTCGCTATTTGAGATAAGACTTATTtctggcaaagaaaaaaaaactttactaaaAAAACGGGGTTTTTTTTGCACCTACGCAATTCAGTAGTGAAAAGTTCAAAGTTAAGCATTATATTTAGTGCCACATGTCTAAAACAAACGGGCCACTAATGTAGATGCCGCCTTagaacagaattctgtttaagCGCATTCAAGCCCAAATGTCTTGGTCTGGCTAATGTAATAAACATGCAAGTTCTCTTTATTGCCTTCATGC is drawn from Polyodon spathula isolate WHYD16114869_AA chromosome 55, ASM1765450v1, whole genome shotgun sequence and contains these coding sequences:
- the LOC121307321 gene encoding elongation factor Tu, mitochondrial-like encodes the protein RSCLFVLQAVLPSAWCVAPLLGRRYAVEAKKTFARDKPHVNIGTIGHVDHGKTTLTAAITKVLAEAGGARYKKYEDIDNAPEEKARGITINASHVEYSTANRHYAHTDCPGHADYVKNMITGTAQLDGCILVVAATDGQMPQTREHLLLARQIGVEHVVVFVNKADAVDDKEMLELVELEIRELLSEFGYEGEKTPVIVGSALCALENRSPEIGVDSIMKLLEVVDSYVPLPKRELDKPFLLPIEAVYSIPGRGTVVTGTLERGVIKKGDDCEFVGHNRAFKSVVTGIEMFHQHLDRAEAGDNLGALVRGLKREDMRRGMVMSKPGSIKPHQKVQAQVYVLSKEEGGRHKPFVSNFMPVMFSLTWDMACRVELPQSKEMVMPGEDTFLTVCVCYMTNSEVLYWHDINTMNISIKINNEKE